Proteins encoded within one genomic window of Sphingomonas cannabina:
- a CDS encoding TonB-dependent hemoglobin/transferrin/lactoferrin family receptor translates to MRRNVWLAGAAMMAVAWAVPALARAPEAKGGVVAAEDSSAATTDRPASSDSDSQTITVTATRLPVPVEDAPATVTVIGAERIADELATDIKDLVRFEPGISVPRQPARFSAAGSAVGRAGNEGFTIRGIGGNRVLIQVDGVRVPDGFSFGPQATGRGDYVDLGLIKSVEILRGPASALYGSDGLAGAVSFTTSDPADFLEGGKSIGGLVRASYASADDEFAETAIVAGRSGNWSAMAAYTRRDFHELDNKGANDSTGAARTTPNPQDGRSNAALARIVYQAGGHRLRLTGEYFDSRLFTDVLSGLSSTVELLQGRDTSERKRVALDWSWDGAGAIEFARLAAFWQDSDDVQFTDEDRTPLADRERRNTFENRVYGASGEVRIGFETGALRHRVVFGGDLSFTRQKGLRDGVVPPAGETYPTRAFPVTDYMLTGLFLTDEIIAGSVTLYPALRFDAYDLDPTDDPLLPAFAGAKQDGSRLSPKIGAVVKLTDGIRLFANYAQGFKAPEPSQVNNFFANPAVGYTSIPNPDLRPETSRSYEAGVRVTGGAVSVDLAGFHADYRNFIEQVETTGLPGPSPTNPWIYQWVNRGRVKIDGAEARIEARPARGVTASLAASYTVGDAIDPDGVRTPLQSIDPMKVVAGLGYDHADRRFGGRFSVTYVGQKEARRSCSQCFTGSERFILDLTAYARLTEALTLRGGVFNITDEKYWWWSDIRGLAASSPIKDAYSQPGRNGSVSLSFRF, encoded by the coding sequence ATGAGACGGAACGTCTGGTTGGCCGGCGCGGCAATGATGGCCGTCGCATGGGCGGTGCCGGCACTGGCGCGTGCACCAGAGGCAAAAGGGGGCGTGGTCGCGGCGGAGGATTCGTCCGCCGCGACCACGGATCGGCCTGCCTCCTCGGACTCGGATAGTCAGACGATCACCGTCACCGCGACCCGGCTGCCGGTTCCGGTCGAGGACGCACCGGCGACGGTGACGGTGATTGGCGCCGAACGCATCGCCGACGAGCTCGCGACCGACATCAAGGACCTCGTCCGGTTCGAGCCCGGCATCAGCGTCCCCCGCCAGCCGGCGCGCTTCTCGGCCGCGGGCAGCGCCGTCGGCCGCGCCGGCAACGAAGGGTTCACCATCCGCGGCATCGGCGGCAACCGCGTGTTGATCCAGGTCGACGGCGTGCGCGTGCCCGACGGGTTCAGCTTCGGGCCGCAGGCGACCGGGCGGGGCGATTACGTCGACCTCGGCCTCATCAAGTCGGTCGAGATCCTGCGCGGTCCCGCTTCGGCGCTCTACGGCAGCGATGGCCTGGCCGGCGCGGTGAGCTTCACCACCAGTGACCCGGCCGATTTCCTCGAGGGCGGCAAGAGCATCGGCGGCCTGGTGCGGGCGAGCTACGCCAGCGCCGACGACGAGTTCGCCGAGACGGCGATCGTCGCGGGGCGCAGCGGCAACTGGTCGGCGATGGCGGCCTATACGCGCCGCGACTTCCACGAGCTCGACAACAAGGGAGCGAACGATTCGACCGGTGCCGCGCGGACGACGCCGAACCCGCAGGACGGACGCAGCAACGCGGCGCTCGCGCGGATCGTCTATCAGGCGGGCGGGCACCGGTTGCGGCTGACCGGCGAATATTTCGACAGCCGACTGTTCACCGATGTGCTGTCCGGCCTGAGCTCGACGGTCGAGCTGCTGCAGGGCCGGGACACCAGCGAGCGCAAGCGGGTCGCGCTCGACTGGAGCTGGGACGGGGCGGGCGCGATCGAGTTCGCGCGCCTCGCCGCCTTCTGGCAGGATTCGGACGACGTGCAGTTCACTGATGAGGACCGTACCCCACTTGCCGACCGCGAGCGGCGGAACACCTTCGAGAACCGCGTCTACGGCGCTTCGGGCGAGGTGCGGATCGGTTTCGAGACGGGCGCTCTCCGTCATCGGGTGGTGTTCGGCGGTGATCTCAGCTTCACCCGCCAGAAGGGGCTGCGCGACGGCGTGGTGCCGCCCGCCGGCGAGACCTACCCGACACGGGCCTTCCCGGTGACCGACTATATGCTGACCGGCCTGTTCCTCACCGACGAGATCATTGCAGGGTCGGTCACGCTCTATCCGGCGCTGCGCTTCGACGCCTACGACCTCGATCCCACCGACGATCCGCTGCTGCCGGCCTTCGCCGGCGCCAAGCAGGACGGATCGCGGTTGTCGCCCAAGATCGGCGCGGTGGTGAAGCTCACCGACGGCATCCGTCTGTTCGCCAACTATGCCCAGGGCTTCAAGGCGCCCGAGCCGAGCCAGGTGAACAATTTCTTCGCCAATCCGGCGGTCGGCTACACCAGCATCCCCAATCCCGACCTCAGGCCCGAGACCAGCCGGAGCTACGAGGCCGGCGTGCGCGTGACCGGCGGCGCAGTTTCGGTCGATCTCGCCGGCTTCCACGCCGACTATCGGAACTTCATCGAGCAGGTGGAGACCACCGGCCTGCCCGGCCCGAGCCCGACGAACCCGTGGATCTACCAATGGGTCAACCGGGGCCGCGTGAAGATCGATGGGGCGGAGGCGCGGATCGAGGCCCGGCCGGCGCGCGGCGTCACGGCTTCGCTCGCCGCCTCCTACACCGTCGGCGATGCGATCGACCCGGACGGCGTGCGTACGCCGCTCCAATCGATCGATCCGATGAAGGTGGTGGCGGGGCTCGGCTATGATCATGCCGATCGGCGCTTCGGCGGGCGGTTCAGCGTCACCTATGTCGGCCAGAAAGAGGCGCGGCGGTCGTGCAGCCAGTGCTTCACCGGCAGCGAGCGCTTCATCCTCGACCTCACCGCCTATGCGCGGCTGACGGAGGCGCTCACGCTGCGCGGCGGCGTCTTCAATATCACCGACGAGAAATATTGGTGGTGGAGCGACATCCGCGGCCTCGCGGCGAGCTCGCCGATCAAGGACGCTTATTCCCAGCCGGGACGCAACGGCAGCGTCTCGCTCAGCTTCCGCTTCTGA
- the panC gene encoding pantoate--beta-alanine ligase, translated as MQTIRRVADLRTEIAAWRDAGERVALVPTMGALHAGHMALVAEAKRLAKRVVVSIFVNPKQFGPNEDLDKYPRREAADARMLGDAGVDLLWMPTVEEMYPAGFATNVSVAGVSEGLDGAARPGHFDGVATVVSKLFNQVRPDFALFGEKDFQQLAVIRRMVADLDMGLEIVGVPTQRDDDGLALSSRNAYLAPEDRAAAVALPRALGAAARAIGEGGDATAALAQAREALSAAGFAIDYVALVDAETLGEPDPARPMRLLAAARIGGTRLIDNVAVVVNGQG; from the coding sequence GTGCAAACCATCCGTCGCGTCGCCGATCTTCGGACCGAGATCGCCGCCTGGCGCGACGCCGGCGAGCGGGTCGCGCTGGTGCCGACGATGGGCGCGCTCCACGCCGGCCATATGGCGCTGGTCGCCGAGGCGAAGCGGCTGGCGAAGCGGGTGGTGGTGTCGATCTTCGTCAATCCGAAGCAGTTCGGGCCGAACGAGGATCTCGACAAATATCCCCGCCGCGAGGCGGCCGACGCGCGGATGCTGGGCGATGCCGGGGTCGACCTGTTGTGGATGCCGACCGTGGAGGAGATGTATCCGGCGGGCTTCGCCACCAACGTGTCGGTCGCGGGGGTGAGCGAAGGGCTCGACGGCGCCGCGCGGCCTGGTCACTTCGACGGGGTGGCGACGGTGGTGAGCAAGCTGTTCAATCAGGTCCGGCCCGATTTCGCGCTGTTCGGGGAGAAGGATTTCCAGCAGCTCGCGGTGATCCGGCGGATGGTGGCCGATCTCGACATGGGGCTGGAGATCGTCGGCGTGCCGACCCAGCGCGACGACGATGGGTTGGCGCTCTCGTCGCGCAACGCCTACCTCGCGCCCGAGGATCGCGCCGCGGCGGTCGCGCTGCCGCGCGCTCTGGGGGCGGCGGCCAGGGCGATCGGCGAGGGCGGTGATGCCACGGCGGCATTGGCGCAGGCGCGCGAGGCGCTGAGCGCGGCGGGCTTCGCGATCGACTATGTCGCGCTGGTCGATGCCGAGACATTGGGCGAGCCCGATCCGGCCCGGCCGATGCGGCTGCTGGCGGCGGCGCGGATCGGGGGCACGCGCCTCATCGACAATGTCGCGGTCGTGGTGAACGGACAGGGTTAA
- a CDS encoding SEL1-like repeat protein — translation MGQSLTSANFLIESRLVQAARGNVRACFELGMAYSSGSEGVDVDLIEAHKWFNLAAMQGNTRAQECRAEIAEDMTAREVAEAQKAARAWLQLTTRLAA, via the coding sequence ATGGGTCAGAGTCTCACGAGTGCGAATTTCCTGATCGAGAGCCGGCTGGTCCAGGCCGCGCGCGGCAACGTCCGCGCCTGCTTCGAGCTGGGAATGGCCTATTCGAGCGGTTCCGAGGGGGTCGACGTCGACCTGATCGAGGCGCACAAATGGTTCAACCTGGCGGCGATGCAGGGCAACACTCGCGCGCAGGAGTGCCGCGCCGAGATCGCCGAGGACATGACCGCGCGCGAAGTCGCCGAGGCGCAGAAGGCGGCGCGGGCGTGGCTGCAGCTGACGACGCGGCTGGCGGCCTGA
- the pgmG gene encoding phosphoglucomutase/phosphomannomutase PgmG, with amino-acid sequence MTHRFDPTSLREYDIRGIVGKTLGPADANAIGRGFATLVRRAGGTRVAVGRDGRVSSVELETALVAGLTASGVDVVRVGLGPTPMLYYAEATLEVDGGIQITGSHNPADYNGFKMVLQHRPFFGEDIQHLGRMAAEGDWDKGSGTVTDADILDDYVGRLFAGYSGGAYRIGWDAGNGAAGPVIEKLVKLLPGEHHTLFTDVDGNFPNHHPDPTEEKNLADLRKLVADKKLDFGIAFDGDGDRIGAIDGEGRVIWGDQLLSILAEPVLKELPGSTIIADVKASQMLYDRIAELGGQPLMWKTGHSLIKTKMKETGAPLAGEMSGHIFFAHDYYGFDDAQYAAVRLIRAVHMIGKSLTEIRGAMPVFVNTPEMRFQIDESRKFAVVDEVLDRLEAAGANVNRTDGARVTTPDGWWLLRASNTQDVLVARAEAKTQEGLDRLMAQIDEQLALSGVKRGPQAAH; translated from the coding sequence ATGACGCACCGTTTCGACCCCACGTCGCTCCGTGAATATGACATCCGCGGCATCGTCGGAAAGACGCTCGGTCCGGCCGACGCCAACGCGATCGGCCGCGGCTTCGCCACATTGGTCCGCCGCGCCGGCGGCACGCGCGTCGCGGTCGGCCGCGACGGCCGCGTCTCCTCGGTCGAGCTGGAGACGGCGCTGGTTGCCGGCCTCACCGCGAGCGGCGTCGACGTGGTCCGCGTCGGGCTCGGGCCGACGCCGATGCTCTACTACGCCGAAGCCACGCTAGAGGTGGACGGCGGCATACAGATAACCGGCAGCCATAATCCCGCCGATTACAATGGCTTCAAGATGGTGCTGCAGCACCGCCCGTTTTTCGGCGAGGACATCCAGCACCTCGGGCGCATGGCGGCGGAGGGCGACTGGGACAAGGGCTCCGGTACCGTCACCGATGCCGACATCCTGGACGATTACGTCGGCCGCCTCTTCGCCGGCTATTCGGGCGGCGCCTATCGCATCGGCTGGGACGCCGGCAACGGCGCCGCCGGCCCGGTGATCGAGAAGCTGGTGAAGCTGCTCCCGGGTGAGCACCACACGCTGTTCACCGACGTGGACGGCAATTTCCCCAACCATCATCCCGATCCCACCGAGGAAAAGAACCTCGCCGATCTGCGCAAGCTCGTCGCGGACAAGAAGCTCGATTTCGGTATCGCCTTCGACGGCGACGGCGACCGGATCGGCGCGATCGACGGCGAAGGCCGCGTGATCTGGGGCGATCAGCTTCTCTCCATTTTGGCGGAACCTGTGCTGAAGGAGCTGCCCGGATCGACGATCATCGCCGACGTGAAGGCGTCGCAGATGCTGTACGACCGCATCGCCGAATTGGGCGGCCAGCCGCTGATGTGGAAGACCGGCCACAGCCTCATCAAGACCAAGATGAAGGAGACCGGCGCGCCGCTGGCGGGCGAGATGAGCGGCCATATCTTCTTCGCGCACGACTATTACGGCTTCGACGACGCGCAATACGCCGCGGTCCGGCTGATCCGTGCGGTGCACATGATCGGCAAGTCGCTGACCGAGATCCGCGGCGCGATGCCGGTGTTCGTCAACACCCCCGAGATGCGCTTCCAGATCGACGAGAGCCGCAAGTTCGCGGTGGTCGACGAGGTGCTCGACCGGCTCGAGGCGGCGGGCGCGAACGTCAACCGCACCGACGGCGCGCGCGTGACCACCCCCGACGGCTGGTGGCTGCTGCGCGCCTCCAACACCCAGGACGTGCTGGTCGCCCGCGCCGAGGCGAAGACCCAGGAGGGCCTCGACCGGCTGATGGCCCAGATCGACGAGCAGCTTGCCCTCAGCGGCGTCAAGCGCGGCCCGCAGGCGGCGCATTGA
- a CDS encoding exonuclease domain-containing protein gives MPSPSIIRVIDLETTGNAPPTHGVCEVGWQDVALGEDGRWELHGEGGSRLVNPGRPIPPVTMAVHHIRDEDVADAPWWHDVARPILDPWPRRVALAAHRASFEEQFCTPALTHGAEWICTWKCALRLWPDSPGFSNQLLRYWRRPQGLVHERGLPAHRAFPDAYVTAHHLRDMLNEASVAQLIQWSNEPGLLPRVRYGPDRGKEWREIDNESLYAFLSDRDPDIRFTAETELARRRGGGEIGPATAQELLL, from the coding sequence ATGCCCTCCCCGTCCATCATCCGCGTCATCGACCTCGAGACTACCGGCAACGCCCCTCCCACCCATGGCGTGTGCGAGGTCGGCTGGCAGGACGTGGCGCTGGGCGAGGACGGGCGCTGGGAGCTTCACGGCGAGGGCGGCAGCAGGCTGGTCAATCCCGGCCGGCCGATCCCTCCCGTCACCATGGCGGTGCATCACATCCGCGACGAGGACGTCGCCGACGCGCCCTGGTGGCACGACGTCGCCCGGCCGATCCTCGATCCCTGGCCGCGCCGCGTCGCGCTCGCCGCGCACCGGGCGAGCTTCGAGGAGCAGTTCTGCACGCCGGCGCTGACGCATGGCGCCGAATGGATCTGCACCTGGAAATGCGCGCTCAGGCTGTGGCCGGATTCGCCCGGCTTCTCGAACCAGCTGCTCCGCTACTGGCGGCGGCCCCAGGGCCTTGTCCACGAGCGCGGCCTGCCCGCACACCGTGCCTTCCCCGACGCCTATGTCACCGCGCACCACCTGCGCGACATGCTGAACGAGGCGTCGGTCGCCCAGCTCATCCAATGGTCGAACGAGCCGGGCCTGCTGCCGCGCGTCCGCTACGGCCCCGACCGCGGCAAGGAATGGCGCGAGATCGACAATGAATCGCTCTACGCCTTCCTCAGCGACCGCGACCCCGACATCCGCTTCACCGCCGAGACCGAGCTCGCCCGCCGCCGCGGCGGCGGCGAGATCGGTCCGGCGACCGCGCAAGAGCTGCTGCTGTAG
- a CDS encoding DUF6607 family protein, whose protein sequence is MIRTFMAGALFAALTVQPALADGPVKPRAAEAEAASFEADRRDILAMAGNYKVRFDMQETTPWRTDYTPIPPKVSGGFEAVRVVEDTGRVIRLQHLLVVDAGGKPMVIKHWRQDWEYEPARVLVYSGPGSWSWEAVPQAMRKGRWSQTVYQVDDSPRYGGWGQWTTEAGVRRWRSNWTWRPLARRDAVRHPVYDRYYGINRHQPTPTGWIHWQDNIKMGIEDGKLVAFVQESVLNSYTRSDGFDVKAADDYWASTKGYWAAIRSEWARVGEARNGIRVAEEAETGTVIAGRLLALADEVQQGKTSEAKAIEAGRALIDQATGATG, encoded by the coding sequence ATGATCCGTACCTTTATGGCAGGCGCCCTGTTCGCTGCCCTCACCGTTCAGCCCGCGCTCGCCGACGGTCCGGTCAAGCCGCGCGCCGCCGAGGCCGAGGCAGCCTCGTTCGAGGCCGACCGCCGCGACATCCTGGCGATGGCGGGCAACTACAAGGTCAGGTTCGACATGCAGGAGACCACGCCGTGGCGGACCGACTATACGCCGATCCCGCCGAAGGTCTCCGGCGGGTTCGAGGCGGTGCGGGTGGTCGAGGACACCGGGCGCGTGATCCGGCTCCAGCACCTGCTGGTGGTCGACGCGGGCGGCAAGCCGATGGTGATCAAGCATTGGCGCCAGGACTGGGAATATGAGCCGGCGCGGGTGCTGGTCTATTCGGGGCCGGGCAGCTGGAGCTGGGAGGCGGTGCCCCAGGCGATGCGCAAGGGCCGCTGGTCGCAGACGGTGTACCAGGTCGACGATTCGCCGCGTTACGGCGGCTGGGGCCAGTGGACGACCGAGGCGGGCGTCCGCCGCTGGCGCTCGAATTGGACGTGGCGGCCGCTCGCGCGGCGGGACGCGGTCCGGCATCCGGTCTACGACCGCTACTACGGCATCAACCGCCACCAGCCGACGCCGACCGGATGGATCCACTGGCAGGACAACATCAAGATGGGCATCGAGGACGGCAAGCTCGTCGCCTTCGTCCAGGAATCGGTGCTCAACAGCTACACGCGGAGCGACGGCTTCGACGTGAAGGCGGCGGATGATTACTGGGCTTCGACCAAGGGATATTGGGCGGCGATCCGCAGCGAATGGGCCCGGGTCGGCGAGGCCCGGAACGGGATCCGCGTCGCCGAGGAGGCCGAGACCGGCACCGTCATCGCCGGCCGCCTGCTCGCGCTCGCCGACGAGGTCCAGCAGGGCAAGACCAGCGAGGCGAAGGCGATCGAAGCGGGGCGAGCGCTGATCGACCAGGCGACGGGGGCGACGGGATAG
- the topA gene encoding type I DNA topoisomerase codes for MQLVIVESPAKAKTIEKYLGKDYRVLASYGHVRDLPAKDGSVDPDQGFAMEWETYADKTKQLKAIADEAKKADRLILATDPDREGEAISWHVREVLRNRKALPKEVERVTFNAITKPAILTAMEHPRDLDIDLIDAYRARRALDYLVGFTLSPVLWRKLPGAKSAGRVQSVALRLIVDRDREIEAFRAQEYWSVEAAFEHDGTAFTARLTTWEGNKLDRLAIGDQGTAERARADVEAGRFTVASVETKPATRNPPPPFTTSTLQQEAARKLGFSASHTMRIAQALYEDGLITYMRTDGVQMDGSAIDAARRAVTERYSGHYVPEKPRQYQTKAKNAQEAHEAIRPTDFGRDKAGSGDHARLYDLIWKRALASQMASARMERTTIDLEDGTGRTVLRATGQVVLFPGYLALYEEGRDDSDDEDSRRLPLLRTGDAPAKTGVTAEQHFTQPPPRFSEASLVKRLEELGIGRPSTYASIIQVLKDRAYVRVEKNRFYAEESGRLLTAFLERFFEKYVSYDFTAGLEEELDDISGGRAEWQAVLDAFWRDFKPRTEEVKERQPSEITAALDEFLEPYLFPAKADGSDPRLCPNCGVGRLSLRGGRFGAFVACSNYPECKYTRRFAQPGGASGEDSGPDNLGTDPETGLEVSRRAGRFGPYLQLGEGKDAKRASIPKDVPEPVELEMALKLLSLPRTIGNHPETGNPITASIGRYGPYLAHDGKYARLSSTAEVFETGMNAAVVKLAEAAANGGRPARGAAREPLKVLGKHPRTEAEIKLMDGRYGAYVTDGTTNATLPKSVDKDQLTLEEAAQLIDARAAAAPARKGKKPAKKAPAKKAAKKK; via the coding sequence ATGCAGCTCGTCATCGTCGAATCGCCCGCCAAGGCCAAAACCATCGAGAAATACCTCGGCAAGGACTATCGCGTCCTCGCATCCTACGGCCATGTCCGCGACCTGCCGGCCAAGGACGGCTCGGTCGATCCCGACCAGGGCTTCGCCATGGAGTGGGAGACCTACGCCGACAAGACCAAGCAGCTGAAGGCGATCGCCGACGAGGCCAAGAAGGCCGACCGGCTGATCCTCGCCACCGACCCCGACCGCGAGGGCGAGGCGATCAGCTGGCACGTCCGCGAGGTGCTCAGGAACCGCAAGGCGCTGCCCAAGGAGGTCGAGCGCGTCACCTTCAACGCGATCACCAAGCCGGCGATCCTGACCGCGATGGAGCATCCGCGCGATCTCGATATCGACCTGATCGACGCCTATCGCGCCCGCCGCGCGCTCGATTACCTCGTCGGCTTCACCCTGTCGCCGGTGCTGTGGCGCAAGCTGCCCGGCGCCAAGTCGGCCGGCCGCGTCCAGTCGGTCGCGCTCCGCCTGATCGTCGACCGCGACCGCGAGATCGAGGCGTTCCGCGCCCAGGAATATTGGTCGGTCGAGGCAGCGTTCGAGCACGACGGCACCGCCTTCACCGCCCGCCTCACCACCTGGGAGGGCAACAAGCTCGACCGCCTGGCGATCGGCGACCAGGGCACCGCCGAGCGCGCCAGGGCCGATGTCGAGGCCGGCCGCTTCACCGTCGCCAGCGTCGAGACCAAGCCGGCGACCCGCAACCCGCCGCCGCCGTTCACCACCTCGACCCTGCAGCAGGAGGCGGCGCGCAAATTGGGCTTCTCGGCGAGCCACACCATGCGCATCGCCCAGGCGCTCTACGAGGACGGGCTGATCACCTACATGCGGACCGACGGCGTCCAGATGGACGGCTCGGCGATCGACGCCGCGCGCAGGGCGGTGACCGAGCGCTATTCGGGCCATTACGTCCCCGAGAAGCCGCGCCAGTACCAGACCAAGGCCAAGAACGCCCAGGAAGCGCACGAGGCGATCCGCCCGACCGACTTCGGCCGCGACAAGGCCGGCAGCGGCGATCACGCCCGGCTCTACGACCTGATCTGGAAGCGCGCGCTCGCGAGCCAGATGGCGTCCGCGCGTATGGAGCGCACCACCATCGACCTCGAGGACGGCACCGGCCGCACCGTGCTGCGTGCGACCGGTCAGGTCGTGCTCTTCCCCGGCTATCTCGCGCTTTATGAGGAAGGCCGCGACGACAGCGACGACGAGGATTCGCGCCGCCTCCCCCTGCTCCGCACGGGCGACGCGCCGGCCAAGACCGGCGTCACCGCCGAGCAGCATTTCACCCAGCCGCCGCCCCGCTTCTCGGAGGCGTCGCTGGTAAAAAGGCTGGAGGAGCTCGGCATCGGCCGTCCCTCGACCTACGCGTCGATCATCCAGGTCCTCAAGGACCGCGCCTATGTCCGCGTTGAGAAGAACCGCTTCTATGCCGAGGAATCGGGCCGGCTGCTGACGGCCTTCCTCGAACGCTTCTTCGAGAAATACGTGAGCTACGACTTCACCGCCGGCCTGGAGGAGGAGCTCGACGACATCTCGGGCGGTCGCGCCGAGTGGCAGGCGGTGCTCGACGCCTTCTGGCGCGACTTCAAGCCGCGTACCGAGGAAGTGAAGGAGCGCCAGCCGAGCGAGATCACCGCCGCGCTCGACGAATTCCTCGAGCCTTATCTCTTCCCGGCCAAGGCTGACGGCAGCGATCCGCGCCTCTGCCCCAATTGCGGCGTGGGCCGCCTGTCGCTGCGCGGCGGGCGGTTCGGCGCCTTCGTCGCCTGCTCCAACTATCCCGAGTGCAAATACACCCGCCGCTTCGCCCAGCCGGGCGGCGCGTCGGGCGAGGACAGCGGCCCCGACAACCTCGGCACCGATCCAGAGACCGGGTTGGAGGTGTCACGCCGCGCCGGACGGTTCGGCCCTTATCTCCAGCTCGGCGAGGGCAAGGATGCCAAGCGCGCCTCCATCCCCAAGGATGTCCCCGAGCCGGTCGAGCTCGAAATGGCGCTGAAGCTCCTGTCGCTGCCGCGCACGATCGGGAACCATCCCGAGACCGGCAACCCGATCACGGCGTCGATCGGCCGCTACGGCCCCTATCTCGCCCACGACGGCAAATACGCCCGCCTGTCATCGACCGCCGAGGTGTTCGAGACCGGCATGAACGCGGCGGTGGTCAAGCTGGCGGAGGCGGCGGCGAACGGCGGCCGACCCGCACGCGGCGCCGCCCGCGAGCCGCTCAAGGTGCTGGGCAAGCATCCGCGCACCGAGGCGGAGATCAAGCTGATGGACGGCCGCTACGGCGCCTATGTCACCGACGGCACCACCAACGCGACGCTGCCCAAGTCGGTCGACAAGGACCAGCTGACGCTTGAGGAAGCCGCCCAGCTCATCGACGCCCGCGCCGCCGCGGCGCCGGCGAGGAAGGGCAAGAAACCGGCGAAGAAGGCTCCCGCCAAGAAGGCCGCCAAGAAGAAGTAG
- a CDS encoding division plane positioning ATPase MipZ, with protein MADGSGVHVIVFANEKGGTGKSTTAVHTAIALAARGARVAAFDLDHRQRTLGRYLDNRAATIRRTGQDLPIPVHETHDGESLVKFQQALERLGADADFLVIDTPGRDDRFARMAATNADTLVTPMNDSFVDFDLIGQVDPDTFKVTRPSFYSELIWEARKTRAKADGATIDWVVLRNRLQHIEARNMRRVSEAIDQLSKRVGFRVIPGLSERVIYRELFPQGLTMLDSRAFGEMGLAHVAARQELREMMAGLALPEPAMPLFAA; from the coding sequence TTGGCGGACGGTTCTGGAGTACACGTCATCGTCTTCGCCAACGAAAAGGGCGGGACGGGCAAGTCGACGACCGCGGTCCATACCGCGATCGCGCTTGCTGCGCGCGGCGCGCGGGTCGCCGCGTTCGATCTCGACCATCGCCAGCGCACGCTCGGCCGCTATCTGGACAATCGCGCCGCGACCATCCGCCGCACCGGCCAGGACCTGCCGATCCCGGTCCACGAGACCCACGACGGCGAAAGCCTGGTCAAGTTCCAGCAGGCGCTCGAACGATTGGGAGCGGACGCCGACTTCCTGGTGATCGACACGCCGGGCCGCGACGATCGCTTCGCCCGCATGGCGGCGACCAACGCCGATACGCTGGTCACACCGATGAACGACAGCTTCGTCGATTTCGACCTGATCGGCCAGGTCGACCCCGACACGTTCAAGGTCACCCGCCCCAGCTTCTACTCCGAGCTGATCTGGGAAGCGCGCAAGACCCGCGCCAAGGCGGACGGCGCCACCATCGACTGGGTGGTGCTGCGCAACCGCCTCCAGCACATCGAGGCCCGCAACATGCGCCGCGTGTCGGAGGCGATCGACCAGCTCTCCAAGCGCGTCGGCTTCCGCGTGATCCCCGGCCTCAGCGAGCGCGTCATCTACCGCGAGCTCTTCCCCCAGGGCCTCACCATGCTCGATTCGCGCGCGTTCGGCGAGATGGGGCTGGCGCATGTCGCCGCGCGGCAGGAGCTGCGCGAGATGATGGCCGGCCTCGCCCTCCCCGAGCCGGCGATGCCGCTGTTCGCCGCATGA
- a CDS encoding J domain-containing protein, whose product MSKLLVAALIVGAIWWYLRKPARKPLPDVAEARAILGVGPDATADDVRAAHRRLVSAVHPDKGGSAELTRRINAARDVLLRRLKA is encoded by the coding sequence ATGAGCAAGCTGCTCGTCGCCGCACTGATCGTCGGCGCGATCTGGTGGTATCTCCGCAAGCCGGCGCGCAAGCCGCTCCCGGATGTCGCCGAGGCGCGCGCGATCCTCGGTGTTGGGCCGGACGCCACCGCTGACGACGTCCGCGCCGCCCATCGCCGCCTGGTGAGCGCCGTCCACCCCGACAAGGGCGGCTCGGCCGAGCTCACCCGCCGCATCAACGCCGCCCGCGACGTGCTGCTGCGGCGGCTAAAGGCTTAA